A window from Lepus europaeus isolate LE1 chromosome 20, mLepTim1.pri, whole genome shotgun sequence encodes these proteins:
- the LYL1 gene encoding protein lyl-1: MCPPQAQAEVGPTMTEKAELVCAPSPAPVVSPKSTSPGPPRAEEASRRGSSPPRLPPGVPVISLGHTRPPGTAMPPTELSTLPLPLLQLSPLGTAPPTLALHYHPHPFLNSVYIGPAGPFAIFRNSRLKRRPSHCELDLADGQQPQKMARRVFTNSRERWRQQNVNGAFAELRKLLPTHPPDRKLSKNEVLRLAMKYIGFLVRLLRDQATSLAAAPAPPGPRKRAAHRSVDDGARRGSGRRAAEAAARSQPAPTADLDGSPGAAARPIKMEQVALSPEVR, encoded by the exons ATGTGcccgccccaggcccaggcagaggTGGGGCCCACCATGACTGAGAAGGCAGAACTGGTGTGTGCCCCCAGCCCGGCGCCCGTCGTGTCCCCCAAGTCTACCTCGCCTGGGCCCCCGCGGGCGGAGGAGGCCAGCCGCCGAGGCTCCTCACCCCCCAGGCTGCCCCCTGGCGTGCCGGTGATCAGCCTGGGTCACACCAGGCCCCCGGGGACAGCCATGCCCCCCACGGAACTCAGCACCCTACCACTGCCACTGCTGCAGCTCTCTCCCTTGGGAacagcccctcccaccctggccctgcACTATCACCCTCACCCCTTCCTCAACAG TGTCTACATTGGGCCGGCAGGACCTTTTGCTATTTTCCGGAACAGTCGGCTCAAGCGGAGACCGAGCCACTGTGAGCTGGACCTCGCTGACG GGCAGCAGCCCCAGAAGATGGCCCGGCGCGTGTTCACCAACAGCCGCGAGCGCTGGCGGCAGCAGAACGTTAACGGCGCCTTCGCCGAGCTCAGGAAACTGCTGCCGACTCACCCGCCCGACCGGAAGCTGAGCAAAAACGAGGTGCTGCGCCTCGCCATGAAATACATCGGCTTCCTGGTGCGGCTGCTGCGGGACCAGGCGACCTCGCTGGCCGCGGCTCCCGCCCCGCCCGGGCCCCGCAAACGGGCTGCGCATCGAAGCGTAGACGACGGCGCCCGCCGGGGCTCTGGACGCAGAGCCGCTGAGGCGGCTGCGCGCTCGCAGCCCGCGCCCACGGCTGACCTAGACGGCAGCCCCGGGGCGGCGGCCCGGCCCATCAAGATGGAGCAAGTGGCTTTGAGCCCGGAGGTGCGGTGA